From a region of the Babesia bovis T2Bo chromosome 1, whole genome shotgun sequence genome:
- a CDS encoding Triose-phosphate Transporter family protein, giving the protein MDWFRKFNWRVTGCIAMWYTLNCIYVVQQKEFLNVLPLGVTFSACLMIMGALSSLLYWAVGYRPLPRFKSWKRALTALVPLAICHLLVNYGAVISMGLGAVSFTQAVKAGEPVLTALLSIIFLREFLNLYAYLSLIPIVCGIALASVKEIDFKIWAFLFAMVSNLGSSSRSIIAKVTMKNKDEIGEHLSAPNIYLILTVICGIISVPIVLCTEAYKWKSVWDEHTANLTGRDISILLLRGFIACVSYFVYNDFSFYCLGQLNQVGHSVANTLKRVFVITTSIIVFKNPVTPLGYVGMAMAVIGALFYSLSSKGFFNKKVTKADDKDLELGKEPDQATFGDPPVSQETSKTTS; this is encoded by the coding sequence ATGGATTGGTTTCGAAAATTCAATTGGCGTGTTACCGGATGCATTGCCATGTGGTACACGCTGAATTGTATCTATGTGGTACAGCAAAAGGAATTCTTGAACGTTTTGCCTTTAGGGGTGACCTTTAGTGCGTGTCTTATGATTATGGGTGCATTATCGAGTCTTTTGTATTGGGCTGTAGGATACAGGCCACTTCCTAGATTCAAGAGTTGGAAACGTGCTCTTACGGCCTTGGTTCCATTGGCTATATGTCATTTATTGGTTAACTATGGAGCTGTCATTTCCATGGGTCTCGGTGCTGTATCTTTTACTCAAGCTGTAAAGGCTGGGGAACCAGTACTCACTGCTTTGCTGTCCATTATATTCCTTCGTGAGTTTTTGAACCTTTATGCTTATTTATCTTTGATTCCCATTGTTTGTGGAATTGCTTTAGCTTCAGTAAAAGAGATTGATTTTAAAATTTGGGCCTTTTTATTTGCGATGGTTTCCAATTTAGGTAGTTCTAGCCGTTCGATTATCGCAAAGGTTACGATGAAGAATAAGGATGAAATTGGCGAACATCTTTCTGCGCCTAACATTTATTTGATATTAACCGTTATTTGTGGTATCATATCAGTTCCTATAGTGTTGTGTACCGAGGCATATAAGTGGAAATCTGTTTGGGATGAGCACACTGCTAATTTGACTGGGAGGGACATATCAATTTTGTTATTGAGGGGTTTTATTGCTTGTGTATCGTACTTTGTATACAATGACTTCTCCTTCTACTGTCTAGGTCAATTGAATCAAGTGGGTCATTCTGTGGCTAATACTCTGAAGCGTGTATTCGTTATCACCACTTCTATTATTGTCTTTAAAAATCCGGTGACTCCTTTAGGATACGTTGGGATGGCAATGGCAGTTATTGGTGCTTTGTTCTATTCCCTAAGCAGCAAAGGATTTTTCAATAAAAAAGTCACTAAGGCAGACGATAAAGATCTCGAATTGGGCAAAGAACCAGACCAGGCGACGTTCGGTGATCCACCAGTGTCGCAAGAAACGTCAAAAACTACTTCCTGA